One region of Dehalococcoidia bacterium genomic DNA includes:
- a CDS encoding 3-keto-5-aminohexanoate cleavage protein, with protein sequence MAKGDKLIITAAVSGGATFKSNNPNVPYTPQEFADECEKCMQYGVSIVHIHARDPKTEFATADVGVIGATVEAIRKRCPDIIINLSTAITVGLTPEQRIAPIIELKPDIGSMNSATMNDGIADHRTGEVFFEYTFENKLGMIADFAKVMKQHAVKPEFEVYDPAGIYNIELLSKQKDLFAAPLNFQFVYGAFGGIAFNPALHLTMVDLLPEGSTFGVCGVGPNQVPAAVMSVLTGGHVRIGLEDNTRMPGGELAKGSWEQAKWVQELAAILERPVAMPAEAREILGLRRK encoded by the coding sequence GTGGCTAAGGGAGATAAGTTGATCATCACCGCCGCCGTATCGGGCGGCGCCACCTTCAAATCGAACAATCCCAACGTGCCCTACACTCCGCAGGAGTTCGCGGACGAATGCGAGAAGTGCATGCAATACGGCGTGAGCATTGTACACATACATGCCCGCGACCCCAAGACGGAGTTTGCAACCGCCGACGTGGGCGTCATCGGTGCAACCGTCGAGGCCATCAGGAAACGCTGTCCCGACATCATCATCAACCTGAGCACCGCCATCACCGTCGGGCTGACGCCGGAGCAGCGCATAGCGCCCATCATCGAGCTCAAGCCCGATATCGGCAGCATGAACAGCGCGACCATGAATGACGGCATCGCCGACCATCGGACCGGCGAGGTCTTCTTCGAGTATACCTTCGAAAACAAGCTGGGCATGATCGCCGATTTCGCCAAAGTGATGAAGCAGCACGCGGTCAAGCCGGAGTTCGAGGTATACGACCCGGCGGGCATCTACAACATAGAGCTGCTGAGCAAGCAGAAGGACCTCTTCGCCGCGCCGCTCAACTTCCAGTTCGTGTACGGCGCCTTCGGCGGCATCGCCTTCAATCCCGCGCTGCACCTGACCATGGTCGACCTGCTGCCCGAAGGGTCGACCTTCGGCGTCTGCGGGGTCGGTCCCAACCAGGTGCCGGCGGCGGTCATGAGCGTACTCACCGGCGGGCACGTCAGGATCGGCCTGGAGGACAATACCAGGATGCCGGGCGGCGAGCTGGCAAAAGGAAGCTGGGAGCAGGCCAAATGGGTGCAGGAGCTGGCCGCCATACTGGAGAGGCCGGTGGCCATGCCTGCGGAGGCCCGCGAGATACTGGGCCTGCGCCGCAAATAG
- a CDS encoding 3-hydroxyacyl-CoA dehydrogenase family protein, whose translation MLKINKVAVIGAGFMGVQISAVAALAGNGVKVFDLDPRSASKGIEGLKGIFGLKGMSAQAERLDAAQKKIIYCASLSEAVADADLVIEAVSESIDLKKKIFKQVEAAAPAAALIASNSSSIPVVKLEDAVSRKDRVLNIHFDSPMIDLPLVDIMPGSATTADNIESARAWAQSIGCVPVVVKKPIMGYLGNRLWRMVKRESLKLWAGGYGDPLDIDRSWMLQFKVELGPFAMMDVIGLDVVWDIEMSYYNETRDAQDLPPQALKDMIAKGLLGMKTGKGFYDWSDPAFLKPDFLGK comes from the coding sequence ATGCTCAAGATAAATAAGGTCGCCGTCATCGGCGCGGGCTTCATGGGCGTCCAGATCTCGGCGGTCGCGGCCCTGGCCGGCAACGGGGTAAAGGTTTTCGACCTCGATCCACGATCTGCCTCCAAAGGCATCGAAGGGCTGAAGGGCATCTTCGGTCTGAAAGGCATGTCCGCACAGGCTGAGAGGCTCGATGCCGCCCAGAAAAAAATAATCTATTGCGCTTCGCTGTCCGAAGCGGTGGCGGACGCCGACCTGGTGATCGAAGCCGTCAGCGAGAGCATCGACCTCAAGAAGAAGATATTCAAACAGGTTGAGGCGGCCGCGCCGGCAGCGGCGCTGATCGCCTCCAACAGCTCATCCATACCGGTTGTGAAGCTGGAGGACGCCGTGTCACGTAAAGACAGGGTGCTGAATATACATTTCGACTCGCCCATGATCGACCTGCCGCTGGTGGACATCATGCCCGGCAGCGCCACGACCGCCGATAATATCGAGTCCGCCAGGGCGTGGGCGCAGAGCATAGGCTGCGTTCCCGTGGTGGTCAAAAAGCCGATTATGGGCTACCTGGGCAACCGTCTCTGGAGGATGGTCAAGCGCGAGTCCCTCAAGCTGTGGGCGGGGGGATACGGCGATCCCCTGGACATCGACCGCTCCTGGATGCTGCAGTTCAAGGTGGAGCTTGGGCCCTTCGCCATGATGGACGTGATCGGTCTGGACGTGGTCTGGGACATCGAGATGTCGTACTACAACGAGACCAGAGACGCGCAGGACCTGCCGCCGCAGGCGTTGAAGGACATGATAGCCAAAGGCCTGCTGGGCATGAAGACGGGCAAAGGCTTCTATGACTGGAGCGACCCCGCCTTCCTCAAGCCCGACTTCCTGGGGAAATAG
- a CDS encoding AAA family ATPase: MNAIAKTYIHRLLKCPEVSFFLFGPRGTGKSTWLRHVLPSALFLDLLDASLFLELSRDPHRLEAMAGGLTDDSWIVLDEIQKIPSLLDEVHRLMESRRWRFALCGSSARKLRREGANLLAGRAITLNMEGFSAAELGKSFDLVSSIEWGSLPMVQRDPQQAPDILEAYLDTHIREEIRQEGLLRNVPPFMRFITVAGQINGQVVNMQNIARDAGAARSTVESYFSIIVDTLLGHFLPAWRAGLKVREAAHPKFYWFDPGLARTAAGQARNPLDGSVQGFALETLVYHELRVYNQVSRKYRPVHYYRTPAGVEVDFVVETSKSNTGSIPNIVAIEVKRADSWKRTWEKPLLSLGSSDKVKADRLIGVYSGQRSYRFGPVEVMPFDRFCELLHKGEFF; this comes from the coding sequence ATGAATGCCATAGCTAAGACGTATATTCACAGGTTGTTGAAATGCCCGGAGGTTTCATTCTTCCTGTTCGGTCCGCGCGGCACTGGCAAGAGCACATGGTTGCGACACGTGTTGCCGAGCGCGCTTTTTCTGGACCTGCTGGATGCATCCCTCTTTCTTGAGCTATCGCGTGACCCCCACAGGTTGGAAGCCATGGCCGGCGGTCTCACGGATGATTCCTGGATAGTGCTGGACGAGATACAAAAGATACCCTCCCTGCTCGACGAAGTCCATCGACTGATGGAATCGCGGCGCTGGCGTTTCGCGCTCTGCGGATCATCGGCGCGTAAGCTGCGCAGGGAGGGAGCCAACCTGCTGGCGGGCCGCGCCATCACTTTGAATATGGAGGGTTTCTCCGCTGCAGAGCTGGGTAAGTCTTTTGATCTGGTATCGTCTATAGAGTGGGGCTCGCTGCCCATGGTCCAGCGCGACCCGCAGCAGGCGCCCGACATCCTTGAAGCTTACCTCGATACGCATATACGTGAGGAGATAAGGCAGGAGGGCCTGCTGCGCAACGTGCCGCCCTTCATGCGGTTCATAACCGTGGCCGGGCAAATAAACGGACAGGTTGTCAATATGCAGAACATCGCCCGTGATGCCGGCGCGGCACGCAGCACCGTGGAATCATATTTCTCCATCATCGTGGATACACTGCTGGGACATTTCCTGCCAGCCTGGCGGGCCGGACTTAAAGTGCGGGAAGCCGCCCATCCTAAATTCTACTGGTTCGATCCTGGCCTCGCGCGGACGGCCGCCGGACAGGCGCGCAATCCGCTTGACGGCAGCGTACAGGGGTTTGCCCTGGAAACTCTGGTCTATCATGAACTGCGTGTTTATAACCAGGTCAGCCGCAAATACCGGCCCGTGCATTATTACCGCACTCCGGCAGGTGTGGAAGTGGATTTTGTTGTTGAGACTTCTAAAAGCAACACTGGTTCCATACCGAACATAGTAGCTATCGAGGTCAAAAGGGCCGATAGCTGGAAACGTACCTGGGAAAAACCACTGCTGTCATTAGGATCCTCGGATAAGGTAAAGGCGGACAGGCTGATTGGAGTGTACTCAGGCCAGCGGTCATATCGGTTCGGACCTGTGGAAGTTATGCCGTTTGACAGGTTCTGCGAGCTTTTGCATAAAGGCGAGTTTTTCTAA
- a CDS encoding 2-hydroxyacyl-CoA dehydratase family protein, translating to MDKPQNTGKSTKRLATARELQKIVAEFYLEGHEAKKAGKPIGWMPPMNGLIEIFYAMDLQPVFPENWSPVCAAFGLIHKNYMTAESMGFSPDLCGYLRNCVGYINGLMGEEGVPLNGLPEPDMIFVPGAGCVPAMKNFQYIAKRFPDAKAFNADLPQVPIENIQRYHIDYALSEIHRIIEFLSETTGRKMDYDRLAEVVRLSDQSCALWDEITSYRRCIPTPISAAEVGLMFVMVTRQGTQLAVDYLTKVRDEVKQRAENKTGIIAEEKVRLFWDNIPLWYNLGLFNYFERYGGVVVAETYSAAWSIRLDTSNPLEALAMKSLQSYPMVSCVSMKRRKDMVLKACRDYHIDGVILHSNKSCLPITLGQMDIKRALQAELGVPSVVIEADHMDPANFSMSQFEDRAGAFMEMLLQRKG from the coding sequence ATGGATAAACCGCAGAATACGGGGAAATCGACCAAACGACTGGCCACCGCCAGGGAGCTGCAGAAGATCGTGGCCGAGTTCTACCTGGAAGGCCACGAGGCCAAAAAGGCCGGCAAGCCCATCGGCTGGATGCCGCCCATGAACGGGCTGATCGAGATCTTCTACGCCATGGACCTGCAGCCGGTCTTCCCCGAGAACTGGTCCCCCGTCTGCGCCGCCTTCGGGCTGATTCATAAAAACTATATGACCGCCGAGTCCATGGGCTTCTCGCCGGACCTGTGCGGTTACCTGCGCAACTGCGTGGGCTATATCAACGGCCTTATGGGCGAGGAAGGCGTGCCGCTGAACGGACTGCCGGAACCCGACATGATCTTCGTGCCGGGCGCGGGCTGCGTTCCCGCCATGAAGAACTTCCAGTACATCGCCAAACGCTTCCCCGACGCAAAGGCCTTCAACGCCGACCTGCCCCAGGTGCCGATCGAGAATATCCAGCGCTACCACATCGATTACGCACTGAGCGAAATACACCGTATCATCGAATTCCTGTCCGAGACTACCGGCAGAAAGATGGACTACGACAGGCTGGCCGAGGTGGTGCGTCTGTCCGACCAGTCCTGCGCACTGTGGGACGAGATCACCTCCTACCGGCGCTGCATTCCTACGCCCATCTCGGCGGCTGAGGTGGGACTGATGTTCGTGATGGTCACACGGCAGGGCACGCAGCTCGCAGTGGACTATCTTACGAAGGTGAGAGACGAGGTCAAGCAGCGCGCGGAGAACAAGACCGGCATCATTGCCGAGGAGAAGGTGCGGCTGTTCTGGGACAACATACCGCTGTGGTACAACCTGGGGCTTTTCAACTACTTCGAGAGATACGGGGGCGTGGTGGTGGCCGAGACCTACTCAGCGGCCTGGTCCATACGCCTCGACACCTCCAACCCGCTGGAGGCGCTGGCCATGAAGTCGCTGCAGTCCTACCCCATGGTGTCCTGCGTCTCGATGAAACGCAGAAAGGACATGGTGCTCAAGGCCTGCCGGGACTACCACATCGACGGCGTGATACTGCACTCCAACAAGTCCTGCCTGCCCATCACGCTGGGACAGATGGACATCAAACGCGCGCTGCAGGCGGAACTGGGCGTGCCCTCGGTGGTGATCGAGGCCGACCACATGGACCCCGCCAATTTCTCAATGTCGCAGTTCGAGGATAGAGCAGGGGCTTTCATGGAGATGCTCCTTCAGAGGAAGGGGTAG
- a CDS encoding 2-hydroxyacyl-CoA dehydratase family protein — MDSIGLAKMPINFVPFVGAVANRAERLTRHAEKQKVFGWFCTYTPIEIIHAAVFMPFRIHGGTITVEKAGSLVPNFVCPYMRTSLERALRGEYKYLWGVIQGYTCDISCGMMNIWAENSGLKTFHTVPLPYNTDVNARKFYRQTLNELIDKLAAAGGKVNDASLKRSLDLYAEIRKKLLRLHEFRMQNIFAPPARDFYTIMEAGFCMPPEEYLEHLTNLLASVEKGKAAPVRGVPVLVSGSIVEQMWIFDLLEAAGGQVVADDLCNGYRYCEPADGSGADPMDRLIDRYMHRFPCPSRSTIQDRVPRVKELVERAGAKGVIFLFQKFCTPHLADYPALSEALRDEGIAVLPIEMDESGNIEGQLKTRFGAFFEMING, encoded by the coding sequence ATGGATAGCATTGGATTGGCCAAGATGCCCATCAATTTCGTCCCTTTTGTTGGCGCGGTTGCAAATAGGGCGGAGCGGCTCACTCGCCATGCAGAAAAACAGAAGGTCTTCGGCTGGTTCTGTACTTATACTCCAATTGAGATAATACATGCAGCCGTGTTCATGCCTTTCCGGATCCATGGCGGCACGATAACGGTGGAGAAGGCCGGCAGCCTGGTCCCCAACTTCGTCTGCCCCTATATGCGTACCTCGCTGGAGAGGGCGCTGCGCGGCGAGTACAAATATCTCTGGGGCGTAATACAGGGCTACACGTGCGATATATCGTGCGGTATGATGAATATCTGGGCGGAGAACAGCGGGCTGAAGACTTTCCACACGGTGCCGCTGCCGTATAACACGGATGTAAACGCCAGGAAATTCTACAGGCAGACGCTGAACGAGCTCATAGATAAACTAGCTGCGGCAGGTGGAAAGGTCAATGATGCATCGCTGAAGCGGTCGCTGGACCTCTATGCGGAGATCAGGAAGAAGCTGCTGCGGCTGCATGAGTTTCGTATGCAAAATATATTCGCTCCGCCGGCACGCGACTTTTACACAATAATGGAGGCAGGATTCTGCATGCCGCCCGAGGAGTACCTGGAACATCTGACTAATCTTCTGGCTTCAGTCGAAAAGGGCAAGGCTGCTCCGGTCAGGGGTGTGCCGGTGTTGGTATCGGGCAGCATTGTGGAGCAGATGTGGATATTCGATCTGCTGGAGGCAGCAGGTGGACAGGTGGTGGCGGACGACCTGTGCAACGGGTATAGATATTGCGAACCGGCCGACGGCTCGGGCGCGGATCCCATGGACCGGCTGATCGACCGCTACATGCACCGCTTCCCCTGCCCGTCGCGCTCGACCATACAGGACCGCGTCCCGCGGGTGAAGGAGCTGGTGGAGAGGGCGGGCGCAAAGGGCGTGATCTTCCTCTTTCAGAAGTTCTGCACGCCGCACCTGGCCGACTATCCTGCGCTGTCGGAGGCACTGAGGGACGAGGGCATCGCGGTGCTTCCGATCGAGATGGACGAGAGCGGCAACATCGAGGGACAACTAAAGACGCGCTTCGGCGCCTTCTTCGAGATGATAAATGGATAA
- a CDS encoding N-6 DNA methylase → MFARLITLIHVIETGGRKLAEHKKQLGQYFTGVKLARLLARLSFAENVTNALDPMAGSGDMLKAVREWTPSADLCGIELDTRYADSTRIRLGKHSNIITGNAFSWETISQLPTNAFDFVITNPPYVRYQTYSTKSKGESFDANSVRSGLLSIISQLPSLNDTDRKILATLAQSYSGLSDLAIPSWILCAALVKPGGTLAMVAPESWLTRDFADVIRYLLLKLFLLRWTVENEARDWFKDAQIKTCLLVAKRTTLPRALHESISNESYLRVVLRNGSQDSRGPSGGLFPDKNDPDTLLRELIISAETQGSCSRKGISINRYNLSADLNNLLATSSSSIWLRNLEPWIKAEHLSASIRRAILPQPLLSLLSAEVTDSLQSPEQLGLKVGQGLRTGANTFFYCDNLMFGEEFSLVAQSRELGKSVLLPSEVLYPVLRKQDELSEGFALHLNKLQGRLLILDAYSPPELDIPEPGRRLMPEGLRGLVLAAQHTKVSTSRDAKLIPELSAVRTNVVPPRAKNNWIARHWFMLPPLTHRHKPDLFVARVNYIHPKTLLNPNRTAIIDANFSTLWVEPTISGPDILAFLAIMNSAWCLAAMELIGTVMGGGALKLEATHIRRLPIPRLSAQEWGELRLLGHDLASNVSPLQTMERIDIIIATRLFGDSRAVESLAALRTINSTCLGARRKNEI, encoded by the coding sequence ATGTTTGCGAGGCTGATAACCCTAATTCATGTTATAGAAACTGGGGGGCGAAAACTGGCGGAGCATAAGAAACAACTAGGGCAGTACTTCACTGGAGTTAAGCTTGCTCGACTTCTCGCTAGGCTCTCATTTGCTGAGAATGTTACTAATGCGTTGGATCCAATGGCTGGATCCGGTGACATGCTCAAAGCTGTGAGGGAGTGGACTCCTTCAGCTGACCTATGCGGTATCGAGCTTGACACGCGGTATGCAGACTCCACTAGAATTCGCCTTGGAAAGCATTCCAATATAATTACAGGGAATGCTTTTTCGTGGGAGACGATATCACAGCTACCAACCAACGCATTTGACTTTGTTATAACGAATCCTCCTTATGTGAGATATCAAACTTATTCCACAAAGTCAAAAGGTGAATCATTCGATGCCAATAGTGTGAGGTCAGGGTTATTAAGTATCATCTCGCAATTACCGAGTTTAAATGATACCGATCGTAAAATATTGGCCACACTCGCCCAGTCTTATTCGGGATTATCTGATTTGGCTATACCCTCTTGGATTTTGTGCGCGGCTTTGGTAAAACCAGGAGGAACGTTGGCCATGGTCGCCCCCGAATCATGGCTAACTCGCGACTTTGCCGATGTAATTCGTTATCTTCTTCTGAAATTGTTTCTGCTTCGCTGGACAGTCGAAAATGAAGCCCGAGATTGGTTCAAGGACGCTCAGATAAAGACTTGCCTTTTAGTCGCCAAACGGACAACATTACCACGGGCATTGCATGAATCTATCTCGAATGAATCATACTTGAGGGTCGTCCTAAGAAACGGATCTCAAGATAGTCGTGGACCTTCAGGAGGTTTATTTCCAGATAAAAATGACCCCGATACTCTATTGCGCGAGTTGATCATCAGTGCGGAAACTCAAGGCAGTTGCTCCAGAAAAGGTATCAGCATAAACAGATACAATTTATCGGCTGATTTGAATAACTTATTAGCCACCTCAAGTTCTTCAATTTGGCTTCGTAATTTGGAACCGTGGATCAAAGCGGAGCATTTGTCAGCGTCCATCAGAAGAGCGATACTTCCGCAACCTCTACTGAGTCTCCTTTCAGCCGAAGTAACAGACTCATTACAGTCCCCGGAGCAGCTTGGTCTAAAAGTGGGTCAGGGACTTCGTACTGGAGCAAATACCTTCTTTTATTGTGATAACCTTATGTTTGGTGAGGAATTCAGTTTGGTTGCGCAAAGTCGAGAGTTGGGTAAATCCGTCCTTTTACCTAGCGAAGTCCTTTATCCTGTACTTAGAAAACAAGATGAACTGTCAGAAGGCTTTGCTCTCCACTTAAACAAACTGCAAGGCCGGCTGCTAATATTAGATGCATATTCACCTCCTGAATTGGATATACCTGAGCCAGGTCGTAGATTAATGCCTGAAGGACTTCGTGGTTTAGTCTTGGCCGCTCAACATACTAAGGTGAGTACTAGCCGAGACGCGAAACTGATCCCTGAATTGTCTGCAGTGCGAACCAATGTGGTACCACCTAGAGCAAAGAACAATTGGATTGCTCGACATTGGTTCATGCTTCCGCCACTAACTCATCGTCATAAGCCGGACCTGTTCGTGGCTCGTGTCAATTACATACATCCGAAGACATTACTAAATCCGAATCGTACGGCTATTATCGATGCAAATTTTTCAACTCTCTGGGTTGAACCAACAATTTCAGGACCAGATATTCTAGCCTTTTTGGCTATTATGAATTCAGCATGGTGCCTAGCTGCTATGGAACTTATAGGAACAGTGATGGGAGGTGGCGCCTTAAAACTCGAAGCCACTCATATTCGGAGGTTGCCAATACCTAGACTATCTGCGCAGGAATGGGGTGAGCTTAGACTATTGGGCCATGACCTGGCGTCTAATGTATCTCCCCTACAAACAATGGAGAGAATTGATATTATAATTGCCACTAGACTATTTGGAGATAGTAGAGCCGTTGAATCACTAGCTGCACTTCGCACAATAAACAGTACGTGTCTTGGAGCACGGAGAAAAAATGAGATTTGA
- a CDS encoding DNA methyltransferase translates to MIDRELGNIMEKLGPLYANPLPASRSGPIFSAFSYPTKISPESIAVFVASHTKPGDTVLDVFGGSGTAGLAAMLCDNPTTAVIKLAKKLKAPVQWGPRKAIIYELSPLCAFVAQTITSPPDPTEFLAEAEALIARCERRTGNLYAAQGPNGEPGVIRYAIWTEVLECPFCKSRTRFWDAAVSFNPLVISETFNCPVCGKTSSLCNMARTEEIFNDSFIHTQSRRRIREIAMVYGRTGRTNWVRPANDKDVEIANCALECKIPSCAPVSIVPWGDLYRSGYHTGITHAHQFYTPRNWLAMATIWDEINNAPQPLRDSLKLLALSYNATHATLMTRVVIKHNRSEFVLTGAQTGVLYISSLPVEKNIFNGLRRKAKTLGKAFAALGGRGSVQIVNASSRKLDLPDRSVDYVFTDPPFGGFIPYSEINYLNEVWLGRLTNRAEEIILSTSQSKTLDVYGSMMANVFTEIARVLKDDGMATIVFHAAQADIWQSLQRAHLAAGLRIERASVLDKLQSSFKQVNSTNSVKGDPLFLLVKETTAHMPKDGTADINAIITELMTSAAKAPDVKERTPERLYSRFVTLCMQRDLSVTINAADFYYRIRELIHVCEADNPNSCYRNWGAKTGGA, encoded by the coding sequence ATGATTGACAGAGAACTGGGAAACATTATGGAGAAGCTGGGTCCGCTGTATGCCAACCCGCTTCCTGCCTCCCGAAGTGGCCCAATTTTCTCGGCGTTTTCTTACCCTACGAAAATTTCACCGGAATCAATTGCTGTATTTGTCGCCTCTCACACTAAACCAGGTGACACTGTATTGGATGTCTTTGGAGGAAGTGGCACTGCTGGGCTTGCCGCAATGCTCTGTGACAATCCTACCACGGCAGTTATAAAGTTAGCTAAAAAACTTAAGGCCCCAGTACAATGGGGACCTCGTAAAGCAATTATCTATGAGTTATCACCTTTATGTGCTTTTGTTGCCCAAACAATTACCAGCCCACCTGACCCAACTGAGTTTTTGGCAGAAGCTGAAGCATTGATTGCCAGATGTGAAAGACGCACTGGGAACCTATATGCAGCCCAAGGCCCAAATGGCGAGCCGGGAGTCATCCGATATGCAATTTGGACAGAGGTTCTTGAGTGCCCGTTTTGTAAAAGCAGGACACGCTTTTGGGATGCCGCCGTAAGCTTCAATCCACTTGTAATAAGTGAGACTTTTAATTGTCCAGTATGTGGCAAAACATCTTCATTGTGTAATATGGCCAGAACCGAAGAGATATTTAACGATTCCTTTATACACACTCAAAGTAGGCGCAGAATCCGTGAGATAGCAATGGTCTACGGTCGTACTGGGAGAACCAATTGGGTACGACCTGCTAACGATAAAGATGTCGAGATAGCAAACTGTGCGCTTGAGTGCAAGATCCCGAGCTGTGCTCCTGTCTCAATTGTTCCATGGGGAGATCTATATCGTAGTGGGTATCATACTGGCATTACTCATGCCCATCAATTCTACACTCCGCGAAATTGGCTAGCTATGGCCACAATATGGGATGAAATTAACAACGCACCTCAACCCTTGCGTGATTCTTTAAAGCTCTTAGCATTGAGCTATAATGCCACGCATGCTACGTTAATGACGCGTGTAGTCATCAAGCACAATCGGAGCGAATTCGTTCTAACAGGCGCCCAAACAGGAGTCTTATACATCAGTAGCTTGCCTGTTGAGAAGAACATTTTTAATGGCCTGCGACGCAAAGCAAAAACGCTCGGCAAAGCTTTTGCAGCTTTAGGAGGAAGAGGCTCAGTGCAGATTGTTAATGCAAGTAGTCGGAAGCTTGACCTGCCTGATCGTTCAGTCGATTATGTATTCACAGATCCGCCTTTCGGTGGTTTTATACCGTACTCTGAGATCAATTATTTGAATGAGGTCTGGCTGGGTCGACTAACAAATAGAGCAGAAGAAATCATCTTGAGCACTTCACAAAGCAAGACACTGGATGTGTATGGCTCCATGATGGCCAATGTATTCACCGAAATAGCTCGTGTCCTGAAAGATGACGGAATGGCAACAATTGTTTTTCATGCTGCCCAGGCTGATATTTGGCAGTCCCTTCAAAGAGCCCATCTGGCTGCAGGTTTGCGTATAGAACGCGCCAGTGTTCTAGACAAACTCCAATCTAGCTTCAAACAGGTTAATTCCACTAATTCGGTAAAAGGAGACCCGCTTTTTCTTCTTGTAAAAGAAACTACTGCGCATATGCCTAAAGACGGCACTGCAGATATTAACGCCATTATCACAGAACTAATGACATCTGCGGCGAAAGCTCCTGATGTGAAAGAACGTACACCTGAAAGACTATATTCCCGGTTTGTGACACTCTGCATGCAACGAGATCTATCCGTCACCATCAATGCGGCGGATTTTTATTATCGGATTAGGGAGCTTATTCATGTTTGCGAGGCTGATAACCCTAATTCATGTTATAGAAACTGGGGGGCGAAAACTGGCGGAGCATAA
- a CDS encoding J domain-containing protein, whose amino-acid sequence MQQYELNWKDYYDVLSVSPGAEQEVVKAAYTALARKHHPDAGGSAQRMKDINEAWEVLSDPLRKVDYDLYRRQRAEEGDKRYAYDGSRPSTPPPTSPPSRKSPGEGILPWPSLAWQRVALFTSIPLGLGLMLLPFGLWYALAGLFILFTACYASIKTRGLSRIENRWTAVKVGAGFCITSSLCILGAIVLVLSVVFITVVAIIAVVRALTAS is encoded by the coding sequence ATGCAACAGTACGAGCTTAACTGGAAGGACTACTACGACGTGCTGAGTGTGAGCCCCGGCGCCGAGCAGGAGGTGGTCAAGGCCGCCTACACGGCTCTTGCGCGCAAGCACCATCCTGATGCCGGCGGCTCCGCGCAGCGCATGAAGGATATCAATGAGGCCTGGGAGGTGCTGTCCGACCCACTTAGGAAGGTGGACTACGACCTTTACCGTCGGCAGCGGGCTGAAGAGGGAGATAAGCGGTATGCCTATGACGGATCGAGGCCGTCCACTCCCCCACCGACTTCACCACCATCACGCAAATCTCCCGGCGAAGGCATACTGCCCTGGCCTTCCCTGGCCTGGCAGCGGGTTGCGCTTTTCACCAGCATACCGCTGGGCTTGGGTCTGATGCTGTTGCCCTTCGGCCTATGGTACGCCCTGGCTGGCCTCTTTATTCTCTTCACCGCCTGCTACGCGTCCATCAAGACGCGCGGGCTGAGTAGGATTGAGAACAGGTGGACGGCCGTAAAGGTCGGCGCCGGCTTCTGCATCACCTCCAGCCTGTGCATATTGGGCGCGATAGTGCTGGTGCTATCCGTGGTCTTTATCACAGTAGTGGCAATTATTGCTGTTGTCAGGGCATTAACAGCATCATAA